One Perca flavescens isolate YP-PL-M2 chromosome 9, PFLA_1.0, whole genome shotgun sequence genomic window carries:
- the klhl30 gene encoding kelch-like protein 30 has product MVRNVDDLDFCLSSHPQSILEGLRSLCSHPKLVDVTLSTGGRDFPCHRGVLALCSTYFHSMFSGDFVESIAARVELHNVDPDILSCLLDFAYTGKLTINQSNVEGLICTSSQLQFQTVRAVCSRYLQHQIDATNCLGILEFGAIHGCPEVMAKAWAFLLENFEAVQLGEEFLLLEKDRLVACLSDEGLQIRTECTRVEAILKWVRHQESRLCHLPELLTLSRLPLLSLDYLADTLLKDSLVQASPSCREAVEKIHREKMDLAPENIDRLDPQSPQPNLQEVLVVMGGRSLDDSDDEDDSDEEDRDPRVQRLLHRNCAFYNTVTKQWHELPNFPNPNKWGYAMVSLNNDVYVTGGSRGSNTNTWSTTETWKYITREGRWITVAPMLRPRTNHTSATLNGEIYVIGGTTSNRVEVEHYDPYSDTWALTCPALKYVTNFTATACHGKLYVIGSCAMKYNALAMQCYNPVIDSWISICSPFLPKYLSSPRSVCVDGTIYLLADNTKKVYSYDPDANMWQKVQLLHMLHENGGLVTLDGKLYVTGGHWKGMEGDYGVEVEVYNRTSNTWEVECLLPRLWFYSGVCTIFLDPSQWPELFPIDLT; this is encoded by the exons ATGGTGCGCAATGTGGATGACCTGGACTTCTGCCTGTCCTCCCATCCTCAGAGCATCCTAGAGGGATTGCGCTCCCTCTGCTCTCACCCCAAACTGGTCGATGTAACACTGAGCACTGGCGGTCGGGACTTCCCCTGTCACCGTGGCGTGTTGGCCCTCTGCAGCACGTACTTCCACAGCATGTTCTCAGGGGACTTTGTGGAGAGCATAGCTGCACGTGTGGAGCTTCACAATGTCGATCCTGATATACTCAGCTGCTTGCTGGACTTTGCCTACACAGGCAAACTGACCATCAACCAGAGCAATGTGGAGGGGCTGATCTGCACCTCCAGCCAGCTGCAGTTCCAGACAGTGAGAGCCGTGTGCAGCCGATACCTTCAGCACCAGATTGATGCAACCAACTGTCTGGGAATCCTGGAGTTTGGGGCGATCCATGGCTGCCCTGAGGTGATGGCCAAAGCGTGGGCCTTCCTCTTGGAGAACTTTGAGGCTGTGCAACTAGGTGAGGAGTTTCTACTGTTGGAAAAAGACAGGTTGGTTGCCTGCCTGTCCGACGAAGGACTACAAATCCGGACAGAGTGCACCCGTGTGGAGGCCATACTGAAATGGGTCAGGCACCAGGAGTCTCGGCTCTGCCACCTCCCTGAACTCCTCACCTTGTCCCGTCTCCCTCTGCTCAGCCTGGACTACCTGGCTGACACCCTGCTGAAGGACAGTCTGGTGCAGGCCTCTCCCAGCTGCAGAGAGGCTGTTGAAAAAATTCACAGAGAG AAAATGGATTTGGCACCAGAAAATATAGACAGACTGGACCCTCAGAGTCCACAACCAAACCTGCAAGAGGTGCTGGTGGTAATGGGAGGTCGTTCACTGGATGACtcagatgatgaagatgactCCGATGAAGAGGACAGAGACCCAAGAGTGCAAAGACTGCTGCATAGGAACTGTGCCTTTTACAACACAGTTACAA AACAGTGGCATGAGCTCCCTAATTTCCCCAACCCTAACAAGTGGGGTTACGCCATGGTCTCCTTGAACAATGATGTGTATGTCACAG GGGGCTCGCGAGGTTCAAATACCAACACCTGGTCCACCACAGAGACCTGGAAGTACATCACAAGAGAGGGGAGGTGGATTACTGTGGCACCCATGCTCCGGCCTCGGACTAACCACACGTCAGCAACGCTCAACGGGGAGATTTACGTCATTGGAG GTACAACGTCAAATCGCGTTGAAGTTGAGCATTATGACCCTTACAGCGACACCTGGGCCTTGACGTGCCCCGCCCTAAAATATGTGACGAACTTCACAGCCACAGCGTGTCACGGGAAGCTCTATGTGATTGGCTCGTGTGCTATGAAGTACAATGCTTTGGCCATGCAGTGTTACAACCCTGTTATAG ATAGCTGGATCAGCATCTGTTCCCCGTTCCTCCCAAAGTATTTGTCCTCTCctcggtctgtctgtgtggATGGAACTATATATCTGCTTGCTGACAATACTAAGAAAGTCTACTCTTATGATCCAGATGCAAACATGTGGCAGAAG GTCCAGCTTCTCCACATGCTCCATGAGAATGGCGGCCTGGTAACGCTGGACGGGAAGCTGTATGTCACTGGAGGCCATTGGAAGGGTATGGAGGGGGACTACGGTGTGGAAGTGGAGGTTTACAACCGAACAAGCAACACCTGGGAGGTGGAGTGCTTACTGCCGAGACTTTGGTTCTACAGCGGAGTCTGCACCATCTTCCTTGATCCGTCCCAGTGGCCTGAGCTTTTCCCCATAGATTTAACATAA